One window of the Anomaloglossus baeobatrachus isolate aAnoBae1 chromosome 12, aAnoBae1.hap1, whole genome shotgun sequence genome contains the following:
- the LOC142257592 gene encoding olfactory receptor 5G3-like produces the protein MEMFNQSSSSRFILLGLSDVPYLKVIGFLAFLVIYFLTLLANLLLIIVVTINPKLQTPMYFFLINLSFIDICVSSTVVPKILVNTLSKDRSISRLECAIQMHFHLAFGSTECFILAVMAYDRFVAICKPLHYNTIMGRKMCLSLATAAWTSSFINSMIHVIYTFQLSFCHSHHVNHFFCEIPPFIQMSCGDTWLHNLAMYISAGIIASLSFFLILISYVHILSTILNIRSSHGRFKAFSTCASHLIVVTILFGTIMILYLRPQSRSSMDLDNSVSILYSAVTPMLNPIIYSVRNKDVKGTVKKNFVKINLMSQLLTKCH, from the coding sequence ATGGAAATGTTCAACCAATCTTCGTCAAGCAGATTTATTCTCCTTGGTTTATCTGATGTTCCTTACTTGAAGGTCATTGGCTTCCTTGCATTCTTGGTGATCTATTTCTTAACATTGTTGGCAAACCTTCTACTCATCATAGTGGTAACTATTAATCCAAAGCTCCAGACACCCATGTACTTTTTTCTTATCAATCTCTCCTTCATTGACATTTGTGTCTCTTCCACCGTGGTGCCTAAAATTCTGGTGAACACATTAAGCAAGGACAGGAGCATCTCTCGACTTGAATGTGCCATCCAGATGCACTTTCATTTGGCTTTTGGGTCTACAGAATGTTTCATACTTGCTGTAATGGCTTATGATAGGTTTGTTGCAATCTGTAAACCACTGCATTACAACACCATCATGGGTAGGAAGATGTGTCTCAGTCTGGCAACTGCGGCATGGACTTCAAGCTTCATCAACTCAATGATACATGTCATCTACACCTTCCAGTTGTCCTTCTGCCATTCCCATCATGTCAACCATTTCTTTTGTGAGATTCCCCCATTTATACAAATGTCCTGTGGTGATACTTGGCTCCATAATTTAGCAATGTATATTTCTGCAGGGATCATAGCGAGTTTATCTTTTTTCTTGATTCTGATTTCATATGTCCATATTCTGTCCACCATTTTAAATATCAGATCTTCACATGGAAGGTTTAAAGCTTTTTCCACATGTGCCTCCCACCTAATTGTAGTGACCATTTTGTTTGGGACCATTATGATTCTGTATTTACGTCCACAATCTCGTTCATCAATGGACTTGGACAATTCGGTCTCCATCCTCTACTCAGCGGTGACACCCATGCTCAACCCCATCATTTACAGTGTCAGAAATAAGGATGTCAAAGGCACCGTAAAGAAAAATTTTGTTAAAATAAATCTGATGAGTCAGTTATTAACAAAATGCCATTAA
- the LOC142257593 gene encoding olfactory receptor 5G3-like, which yields MEIFNQSSSTKFILLGLSDVPYLKVIAFLLLLVIYLITLLANLLLIIVVTNNPKLQTPMYFFLINLSFIDICFSTTVVPKILINTLSKDKSISRLECAIQMHFHLTFGSTECFILGIMAYDRFVAICKPLHYNTIMSRKMCLGLAAAAWSSSFINSITHVIYTFQLSFCHSNHVNHFFCEVPPFIQISCGDNWLHQVAMYISAGIIASFTFFLIMFSYVNILFTVLKINCSDGRFKAFSTCVSHITVVTVFFGTLMILYLRPQSRSSPEMDNSVSILYSAVTPMVNPIIYSVRNKDVKGTVRKNLVKEFAPIKFFFTKSH from the coding sequence ATGGAAATATTTAACCAATCTTCATCGACCAAATTTATTCTCCTGGGTTTGTCCGATGTTCCTTATTTGAAGGTCATTGCCTTTCTTCTATTATTGGTGATTTATTTGATAACATTGTTGGCAAACCTTCTACTAATTATAGTAGTAACTAATAATCCAAAGCTCCAGACTCCCATGTATTTTTTTCTTATCAATCTCTCCTTTATTGATATTTGCTTCTCTACCACCGTGGTGCCAAAAATCTTGATTAACACCTTAAGCAAAGACAAGAGCATCTCTCGACTAGAATGTGCCATCCAGATGCACTTTCATTTGACCTTTGGGTCGACAGAGTGTTTCATACTTGGCATCATGGCTTATGATAGGTTTGTTGCCATCTGTAAACCATTGCATTATAACACCATCATGAGCAGGAAGATGTGTCTCGGTCTGGCCGCTGCGGCATGGTCTTCAAGCTTCATCAACTCTATAACACATGTCATCTACACCTTTCAGTTGTCCTTCTGCCATTCCAACCATGTCAACCACTTCTTTTGTGAGGTTCCTCCATTTATCCAAATCTCCTGTGGAGACAATTGGCTCCATCAGGTAGCAATGTATATTTCTGCAGGGATCATAGCGAGTTTTACTTTTTTCTTGATTATGTTTTCGTATGTAAATATTCTGTTCACTGTTTTAAAAATTAATTGTTCTGATGGAAGGTTTAAAGCTTTCTCCACATGTGTCTCCCACATCACTGTAGTAACTGTTTTCTTTGGGACCCTTATGATTCTGTACTTACGTCCACAATCCCGCTCATCTCCAGAAATGGACAATTCGGTCTCCATCCTCTACTCAGCTGTGACGCCCATGGTGAACCCCATCATCTACAGTGTCAGAAATAAGGATGTGAAAGGCACCGTAAGAAAGAATTTAGTTAAAGAATTTGCTCCaatcaaatttttttttacaaaatctcATTAA
- the LOC142257594 gene encoding olfactory receptor 5AR1-like yields the protein MEVFNQSSSTRFILLGLSDVFYLKVIGFLVLLVIYLITLSANLLLIIVVTINPKLQTPMYFFLINLSFIDICFSTTIVPKILINTLSKDKSISLLECAIQMHFHLAFGSTECFILAIMAYDRFVAICKPLHYNTIMSRKMCLGLATAAWTSSFINSITHVIYTFQLSFCNSHNVNHFFCEVPPFIQMSCGDNWLHQVAMYISTAIIANFTFFLVLISYINILSTILKIKSSEGRFKAFSTCVSHITVVTVFFGTVMILYLRPQSRSSPEMDNSASILYSVVTPMVNPIIYSVRNKDVKDTVRKNVAKEFAPIKFIFTKSH from the coding sequence ATGGAGGTGTTCAACCAATCTTCGTCGACCAGATTTATTCTCCTCGGCTTGTCAGATGTTTTTTATTTGAAGGTCATTGGATTCCTTGTATTATTGGTGATATATTTGATAACATTGTCGGCAAACCTTCTACTCATCATAGTGGTAACTATTAATCCAAAGCTCCAGACTCCCATGTACTTTTTTCTTATCAATCTCTCTTTTATTGATATTTGCTTTTCTACCACCATTGTGCCTAAAATCTTGATTAACACCTTAAGCAAAGACAAGAGCATCTCTTTACTAGAATGTGCCATCCAGATGCACTTTCATTTGGCTTTTGGGTCTACAGAGTGTTTCATACTTGCCATCATGGCTTATGATAGGTTTGTTGCCATCTGTAAACCACTGCATTATAACACCATCATGAGCAGAAAGATGTGTCTTGGTCTGGCCACAGCAGCATGGACTTCAAGCTTCATCAACTCTATAACACATGTCATCTACACCTTTCAGTTGTCCTTCTGCAATTCCCACAATGTCAACCACTTCTTTTGTGAGGTTCCTCCATTTATACAAATGTCCTGTGGAGACAATTGGCTCCATCAGGTAGCAATGTATATTTCAACAGCGATTATAGCAAATTTTACTTTCTTCTTGGTTTTGATTTCGTATATAAATATTCTGTCCACCATTTTAAAAATCAAATCTTCTGAAGGAAGGTTTAAAGCTTTCTCCACATGTGTCTCCCACATCACAGTAGTAACTGTTTTCTTTGGGACTGTTATGATTCTGTACTTACGTCCACAATCCCGCTCATCTCCAGAAATGGACAATTCGGCCTCCATCCTCTACTCAGTTGTGACGCCCATGGTGAACCCCATCATTTACAGTGTTAGAAATAAGGATGTCAAAGACACTGTGAGAAAAAATGTAGCTAAAGAATTTGCTCCAATCAAATTTATTTTTACAAAATCTCATTAA